The sequence below is a genomic window from Desulfobacterales bacterium.
AGCTATGTTTCCGATTAATACTTTTTTACGTACGTCTTTTTGGGCAAAAAACTACATGATATCTACAGTTAAAAACCACATTATTATTTGACTATATTTTGCATATTGCATGTCGTTTATATATATAGTATCAATACAAATATCAACGAAAAATGGTTTTCAATCAGTTTTTTGCCTTCGCTATCGCTCAGACTAAAAAAATGATTGAAAATTGCCTTACATCCCCATGCCTAAAGGCAGGGGCTTTACGGCAAAGTTTGTAAATGCGATGCTCCAATTGAAGTATGTCTTCAAATAAACAAAGGGGCAGATTATACTATTGAAAGAGGAACCGGTAGAGAAATAAGTAAAGAAGAAGCTTTAAAAATAATTCAAGATGCAGAAGAAGCAGGATTAATACATGTAACGATGAATAAATTTGGCGTAGGTCATTTTATTTGCAATTGCTGTGGGTGTTGTTGCCAATCCTTTACTTTACTCATATCTGACGGACTTCGTTTATGTGATCCAAGTCGTTATCTTCCCGTAATAAAAGAATCTTTATGTACTGGATGCGGTCAATGTGAACAAAGATGTCTTTTTCACGCTATAAATTTAGACGAAGGAATAGCGAAAATTGACGACCAAAAATGTATGGGATGCGGACAATGCAGTTTTGTATGTCTTGAAAAATCTATAGAAATGATAGAAAAAAGAAAACCTGAATTTATTCCTAAATCTTAACATTTTCAAGATAGTTTTGAGTAGGTGCGACAGTCAGGAGTACTTACTCAAAACTTTATAAAAGCACTATCAATTTTTCTAAAATGTTGGACTTCCAATTCAAAAAAATGACATATCATTACTATTTTTTTATATTATTTTTTGTATAATCTTATAAATTTGGCCTTAGACATCTGAATTATATGTCATTTTTTTCTGTAATTTTAAGTAATAATTTACTACCAAAAACTATAAAATTTAAAACTCATTGACAAACTTTAATAATATTAGTATTTTTGCGATTCTTTATTTTTATATCTTAAAGGTGAAATTATGATAAAAGTAGCAATATTAGGCGCAACTGGCTATACAGGCTATGAATTATTAAGGCTTCTGTCATTTCATAAAAAAGTTGAAGTTACAATAATAACATCTAACCAGCATGTTGGAAAAAGATTTGATTCAGTCTTTCCTTCAGCTCAAGGCTGGTGCAATCTTATTTGTGAAGAGCTATCAATTAATAAAGTCTGTGAGCAAGCTGATTTTATTTTTACAGCGCTTCCTCATAAAATACCCATGGAAATAGTTCCTGCTTTTCTGGAAAAAGGTAAAAAAGTTATAGATTTATCAGCAGATTTTAGGTTTAAAAATTCAGATTTATATGAAGCTTTTTATCAACCCCACAAATCAAAACATTTGCTTAATAAGTCTGTTTATGGTCTTTCTGAAATATCTAAAAATGAAATAAAAAACTCGGAGCTTATTGGGAATCCTGGATGCTACCCAACAAGTATTCTTCTTCCTATAATACCCCTTATCAGAAAAAAAATAATTGATGCAGATACAATTATTGCGGATTCTAAGTCAGGCGTTAGTGGTGCTGGAAGAGGAGTTGCATTAACTTCCCACTTTTGTGAAGTTAATGAATCTTTTAAAGCATATAAAGTTGGAAATCATAGACATACTCCAGAAATATGTGAAATATTAAGCTATGAAGCTCAAAAAGAAATTAACATAACATTTACACCCCATCTTGTTCCAATAACTCGAGGAATGCTTTCAACAATTTATACAAGTCTTATAAAAGATATATCTTATGAAGACATAAAAAAGATTTATGATGAATTTTATGGTGAGAGTGAATTTATACGAATAAGGCCAGAAAATATGCCTCCTGACACTCTTTATGTTAAAGGAACTAATTATTGTGATATTGGCTTTAAGATAGACAACAAAAAAAATAAAAGATTAATAATAATGTCAGCTATAGATAATCTTTTGAAGGGAGCGTCAGGCCAAGCTGTTCAAAATATGAATATAATGCTTGGATTTGATGAAACATTGGGTCTCAAACAAATGCCATTTTGTCTATAAAAAATGGTGTAATCAAATATAAA
It includes:
- a CDS encoding 4Fe-4S binding protein; the protein is MNKFGVGHFICNCCGCCCQSFTLLISDGLRLCDPSRYLPVIKESLCTGCGQCEQRCLFHAINLDEGIAKIDDQKCMGCGQCSFVCLEKSIEMIEKRKPEFIPKS
- a CDS encoding N-acetyl-gamma-glutamyl-phosphate reductase, coding for MIKVAILGATGYTGYELLRLLSFHKKVEVTIITSNQHVGKRFDSVFPSAQGWCNLICEELSINKVCEQADFIFTALPHKIPMEIVPAFLEKGKKVIDLSADFRFKNSDLYEAFYQPHKSKHLLNKSVYGLSEISKNEIKNSELIGNPGCYPTSILLPIIPLIRKKIIDADTIIADSKSGVSGAGRGVALTSHFCEVNESFKAYKVGNHRHTPEICEILSYEAQKEINITFTPHLVPITRGMLSTIYTSLIKDISYEDIKKIYDEFYGESEFIRIRPENMPPDTLYVKGTNYCDIGFKIDNKKNKRLIIMSAIDNLLKGASGQAVQNMNIMLGFDETLGLKQMPFCL